One Burkholderia sp. 9120 genomic window, CAGCTACGCTGCATCAGCGTGTCGAACATCAGGTTCTGAATGTCGGGCGCAGGGGCGCCGCGTAACAGAAACGGATTCAGCGAATCGTAGCTTTGCAGTTCGTTGTAGTTCTCGAAACTGAGCGAACCTTTGGTCGGCGCGTCAGGATTCGCGTAGTCGAAGTGCGTGAAATTGTCGGGGTATTTCGGCTGATCGTATTGCGCGATCGACGGTTTCGCCTGCGCCACGTGCGGGATCGCAGCGAGCACGACCAAAGCGCCGAATGTGCCATTGGCTAGTGCAGTCGTCATTGACACGCGTGCGGCGCGGCGCATCGCGACGAGTGAACAGCCTAATGCGTCGTGCAGGCGCAGCAGTCCGGTTTTCATCATTCTTTTCGTCAGCCCATACAGTGCGCACCGGCTTGTGGCCCGAACGCGATTCAACCCGCGACCCGGCAACAGCCGGTCGCCATTGCCGGTGCGAGTCGATCCGTTGCAACGACAGCCCGTATGCACCGTCGTCGCAAGAAAAGTACTCGACCAGAACAACCCGCTCCGGTTCCTTGACTGCAAGAAACCGGAGCGGCAGATCCTTCATGATTCTTCAGCCTGATCGCTCAGACATCAGAACTTGTACGTCGCGCCAACCTGTGCAAAACGGCCGATGTACGAATAGATCGATTGGTCGTAACCATTCTGATCCAGCGTGCCGTTCGCGAAGATCGGATCATACGGAGGCGTGCGATTGAAGATATTGTCGATGCCGCCGAAGATCGTCCAGTGCTTGAAGCCCGTGTACGTCACCATCAGGTTGAACTGGCTGTACGAACCCACTTTGCTCGTGGCCGGCGACAGGTTCTGTGCGTACGGACCCGTGAACTGCCACGTGAGCGCCGCGTCGAACTTGTGGTACGACCAGTCCACAGTGGTGTTGCCCTTCCAGCGCGGGAAGCTGCCGCCGAACGGTTGCGTGAGGGTGTAGTTGTTACCCGCACCGTTGACCGGCGCCTTACCCGGGCTGCCGATCTTGAAGCTGTTCACGTAAGCCCAGTCGCCCGACAGGGTGAACGTACCCGCAGTCGTGGTCGGCAGTGCCTGGCGGAACGTACCTTCAAAGCCATTCGTGTCGAGGTAACCCAGGTTCGCGTACGGAATGACCTTGTACAGCAGGTTGCCGTTGGCATCGAGCACGGTCTGCGACGGCGAGCCCTGGCCGATCACGTTATCCACGCGAATCTTGTACCAGTCGAAGCCGATGTCGGTCGTGCGGGTCGGCGCCAACTGGAAGCCGATGTTCAGGTTACGCGTACGTTCCGGGGCGAGATTCGGATTGCCCTCGGTGATCGACGTGTAGTTCTGGCCCGACGCCTGGTCCACCTGGATACCCAGCGTTTGCGACTTGCTGTTTTCCACGAACGTCGGCGCACGGAAGCCGCGGCTGTACGACGTGTACATCGTCAAAGCCTGCACCGGCTGGTAGCGCAATGCGAAGCGCGGCGAGAACGCACCACCCACATCGCTGTAGTGGTCGTAACGGCCCGACTGGCTGAACGTCAGGTTGTGGATGATCGGAATGTCGACCTGGTAGTACACGGCCGCCACGTTACGCTGACCGTTCACCGTCTGCAGATTCGGGTTGATGACCTCACCCGTTGCAAATGCGGCGCCCGGGTTCATCACTTCGCTCTGGTGCGTGAACTGCGCGCCCATACCGAAGCCCACATCGCCGGCCGGCAGATGGAACAGCGTCGGCGTGGACAGCGTCGCATCAACCGTGTCGAGCTTCGAGATCGCCAGGTTGTTCGCGTCCTGATACAGACCGTTCAAGCCATTAGGCGTCGCCGACGGATTCGCGAAGTCGAACGTACCGTTCTGGTAGATGTTGGCCAGTGCATTCGCGTTCAGCTGGTTCGTATACGTGTTCGAAACCGTGCTTTGCGAGTGGCTGACCGACGTTGCCCAATCCCAATCGCCGTTCGGCAGACCGAACGAGCCCTTGAGACCGGTCGACGCGCGCCAGTAAGTGGCATACGTCTTTTCCGACACCGTGTTCGGGAACGCGTACGTAAGCGGCGTATCCACGCCGTACGGGTTGTACGGGCTGCCCGCCGGCACGTTGATGTTGAACGGCGTGAGCAGCTTCGTCTGCGGGTTCATGACCAGCGTCGGATTCTGCGGATTGCCGACCACGTTGCCCCACAGACCGTCATTCGTGGTGGTCGTGTTGCTGCTGATCAGGAAGTCGCCGAAGGCGGTCGTCTGATCGTTGATCTTGAAGTCGGCGTGAACCTTGGCGTTGAAGCGCTCCATCATCGGCGCGATCGACGTGCCTTCCGCGGTGTTATAGCCGCACACCGTGCCCGGCTG contains:
- a CDS encoding TonB-dependent receptor, with protein sequence MKQRALALAIKRIIWAELALTAAIAVPAFAQSQPATTAAAAGATTTESTPATPAAAASGAAATPSANTAAPAAGKGNVQQLKRFEVTGSLIRSSDKVGFNQVQTVTQKDILNSGATTVADFLRDTSANSANSWSEGQSGNFAAGAAGIALRGLSEKYTLVLVDGQRVAPFAFFSNSVDSFFDLNTLPLNDIDRIEIVKTGAVSQYGSDAVAGVVNIITKHDFQGLQLDGSYGSAINGGGGAGTTKFGVLGGFGDLNSDRFNVTAAASYYKSNGFTLADRDSTRNQDFTNQPGGFSLLAPSYWNTPGGPQALSGCGFGGSVHPSATNSLTAGQPGTVCGYNTAEGTSIAPMMERFNAKVHADFKINDQTTAFGDFLISSNTTTTNDGLWGNVVGNPQNPTLVMNPQTKLLTPFNINVPAGSPYNPYGVDTPLTYAFPNTVSEKTYATYWRASTGLKGSFGLPNGDWDWATSVSHSQSTVSNTYTNQLNANALANIYQNGTFDFANPSATPNGLNGLYQDANNLAISKLDTVDATLSTPTLFHLPAGDVGFGMGAQFTHQSEVMNPGAAFATGEVINPNLQTVNGQRNVAAVYYQVDIPIIHNLTFSQSGRYDHYSDVGGAFSPRFALRYQPVQALTMYTSYSRGFRAPTFVENSKSQTLGIQVDQASGQNYTSITEGNPNLAPERTRNLNIGFQLAPTRTTDIGFDWYKIRVDNVIGQGSPSQTVLDANGNLLYKVIPYANLGYLDTNGFEGTFRQALPTTTAGTFTLSGDWAYVNSFKIGSPGKAPVNGAGNNYTLTQPFGGSFPRWKGNTTVDWSYHKFDAALTWQFTGPYAQNLSPATSKVGSYSQFNLMVTYTGFKHWTIFGGIDNIFNRTPPYDPIFANGTLDQNGYDQSIYSYIGRFAQVGATYKF